One Pyrenophora tritici-repentis strain M4 chromosome 5, whole genome shotgun sequence DNA window includes the following coding sequences:
- a CDS encoding sarcosine oxidase, with the protein MASSKPSYLVVGAGVFGVSTAYHLIKKYPDRQVTIVDQDAWDADNRVAASWDWNKVVRADYDDVIYCRLALEAQDVFKEDPLWKPYFHETGIFWVCRSDYAQEVIDNYKKLGREADLQSVTIEEAKKLFGGLFEDANYDGAKSVLVNKTSGWAQAGDALRAVTKWSIDNGVKYITEKVESLAFDNTGRCTGVNTEQGNTISATHVVLSTGAYTAKLLEQAAQKSGNKELRSGSRIVAGGITTGMTTLDEKSYERFKDMPVGVQGYTAAYGPFIGSLPPTKDRELKWWGEKIFKNTHEVLPGRFVSAPPSGKDYNQWDVPSPLKLDIAHANDVFYGKKGANWKMDKHRICWDAFTTSSDFIISPHAGAKGLYVATCGSFHGYKFFPVLGKYVIQMLEDDLEPELKEKWAWDRERPAPSLNPDWPRFEMADLMDQWPKAKL; encoded by the exons ATGGCATCGAGCAAACCCTCATATCTTGTCGTTGGCGCTGGCGTCTTCGGGGTTTCGACTGCTTACCATCTTATCAAGAAGTACCCCGATCGACAAGTAACTATTGTCGACCAGGATGCATGGGACGCCGACAACCGCGTGGCAGCTTCTTGGGATTGGAACAAGGTCGTGCGCGCAGATTACGACGATGTCATCTATTGCAGACTTGCTCTTGAAGCACAAGATGTCTTCAAGGAGGACCCACTATGGAAACCATACTTTCATGAAACGGGCATTTTCTGGGTCTGCCGCTCAGATTACGCACAAGAGGTCATCGACAACTACAAGAAGCTCGGAAGGGAGGCAGACCTACAGTCTGTAACTATtgaggaggcaaagaagTTGTTTGGCGGACTGTTTGAAGATGCAAACTATGACGGAGCAAAGAGTGTACTGGTCAACAAGACGAGTGGGTGGGCACAGGCTGGTGATGCACTAAGAGCAGTGACCAAGTGGTCGATCGACAACGGCGTCAAGTACATCACGGAAAAAGTTGAAAGTCTAGCATTCGACAACACCGGTCGATGCACAGGTGTCAACACCGAGCAAGGAAACACCATCTCCGCCACACATGTCGTCCTATCAACCGGCGCCTATACGGCAAAACTTCTCGAGCAGGCCGCCCAGAAAAGTGGCAACAAAGAGCTCCGTTCTGGATCGAGAATTGTTGCTGGTGGTATCACGACCGGCATGACCACTCTGGACGAAAAGTCGTACGAACGCTTCAAGGACATGCCCGTTGGTGTCCAAGGCTATACCGCCGCCTACGGACCGTTTATCGGCAGTCTGCCACCTACCAAAGACCGCGAGCTCAAGTGGTGGGGCGAGAAGATCTTCAAGAACACTCACGAAGTACTTCCTGGTCGATTCGTCTCCGCACCGCCATCAGGCAAGGACTACAACCAATGGGATGTTCCAAGCCCATTGAAGCTAGACATTGCCCATGCGAATGACGTCTTCTACGGCAAGAAGGGCGCGAACTGGAAGATGGACAAGCACCGGATTTGCTG GGACGCTTTCACCACTTCTTCCGACTTCATCATCTCGCCTCATGCCGGCGCCAAGGGCCTATACGTCGCAACATGTGGATCCTTCCACGGCTACAAGTTCTTCCCCGTACTCGGAAAGTACGTCATTCAAATGTTGGAAGACGATCTAGAGCCGGAACTAAAGGAGAAGTGGGCCTGGGACCGCGAGAGGCCCGCACCGAGCCTTAACCCAGACTGGCCGAGGTTTGAAATGGCCGATTTGATGGATCAGTGGCCAAAGGCCAAATTGTAA
- a CDS encoding FabG, Dehydrogenase with different specificities (related to short-chain alcohol dehydrogenase): MSYNCVGVVTGANKGIGLAIVRQLALQYPKSPLNNGPFLIYLTARDQGRGEAAVKSLEQDAQLKQAKALKADGGLSEIRFHLLDITSSSSIKDLADHLKQTHSDGIDFVINNAGIAMEGFDANVVKTTLDCNYYKTLEASRTFIPLLKPTGRIVNVASMAGKLNKYSEEIRNRFLASKTEDDVTAIMKDFAAAVEAGKEKEAGFPSAAYAVSKAGLIGGTKALARQQKEAGSGVLINACCPGYVNTDMTKGNGVKTVDEGAQTPVLLAIQDIHGKTGSFWQSEKEIDWVG; this comes from the exons ATGTCTTACAACTGTGTAGGAGTCGTCACCGGCGCAAACAAG GGTATTGGACTCGCAATTGTCCGCCAACTCGCGCTTCAATACCCAAAGTCACCGCTTAACAACGGGCCCTTTCTGATATACCTTACCGCGCGCGACCAGGGCAGAGGAGAAGCTGCTGTCAAGAGTCTAGAGCAAGATGCGCAATTGAAGCAGGCAAAGGCATTGAAGGCTGATGGCGGACTCTCTGAAATACGATTCCACCTGTTGGATATCACgagcagcagcagcatcAAGGACCTAGCGGACCACCTAAAGCAAACACATAGCGATGGCATCGACTTTGTCATCAACAACGCCGGCATTGCCATGGAAGGCTTCG ATGCCAACGTGGTCAAAACCACACTCGACTGCAACTACTACAAAACCCTCGAAGCAAGCCGGACCTTTATCCCCCTCCTCAAACCCACCGGCCGCATCGTAAACGTAGCCAGCATGGCCGGCAAACTCAACAAATACTCGGAAGAAATCCGTAACCGGTTCCTGGCCTCAAAAACCGAAGACGATGTTACAGCCATCATGAAAGACTTTGCGGCGGCAGTAGAGGCAggcaaggagaaggaggcagGGTTTCCCAGTGCAGCATACGCCGTCAGTAAGGCAGGGCTGATTGGTGGGACAAAGGCGCTCGCGAGGCAACAGAAGGAAGCGGGCAGTGGGGTATTGATTAATGCATGTTGTCCCGGTTATGTCAATACGGATATGACAAAGGGGAATGGGGTTAAGACTGTGGATGAGGGTGCTCAGACGCCGGTTTTGTTGGCGATTCAGGATATCCACGGGAAGACGGGCAGTTTCTGGCAGAGTGAGAAGGAGATTGATTGGGTTGGATAG
- a CDS encoding Cutinase multi-domain protein, translating to MKIAAATALFAGLAAASPVELTERQSCPKVYIFAARETTVPQSNGYGTTANLVNSVKSAYSGAGSEAIVYPACGGGSACGGISYDNSASQGTAAVVKAVTAYNQKCPSTQIVLIGYSQGGQIMDNALCGGAGSTLTGNALAAVKAAIFMGDPHNRNGLPYNVGTCKAQGFAARPNGFTCSPANTSIIQSYCDSQDPYCCNGNDANHHQQYVIIYGNQALSFIKSKVTA from the exons ATGAAGATCGCAGCAGCCACCGCTCTTTTTGCAGGCCTCGCCGCCGCTAGTCCAGTTGAACTCACTGAGCGCCAGAGCTGCCCCAAGGTCTACATTTTCGCAGCTCGCGAGACCACCGTGCCTCAAAGCAACGGCTACGGAACTACAGCAAACCTCGTAAACTCCGTCAAGTCTGCCTATTCTGGTGCGGGCTCAGAGGCGATTGTATACCCCGCTTGTGGTGGAGGATCAGCCTGTGGAGGCATCAGCTACGACAACTCTGCTTCCCAGGGAACTGCAGCCGTTGTCAAGGCTGTTACCGCCTACAACCAGAAGTGCCCCAGCACACAGATTGTTCTCATCGGTTACTCTCAG GGAGGCCAAATCATGGATAATGCCCTCTGCGGTGGTGCAGGCTCAACCCTTACCGGTAATGCCCTTGCTGCCGTTAAGGCGGCAATCTTCATGGGCGACCCTCACAACCGTAATGGACTACCCTACAACGTCGGCACATGCAAGGCCCAAGGC TTTGCCGCCCGTCCCAACGGCTTCACATGCTCACCAGCCAACACCAGCATCATCCAGAGTTACTGCGACTCTCAGGACCCGTATTGCTGCAACGGAAATGACGCCAACCATCACCAGCAGTACGTCATCATCTACGGTAACCAGGCTCTCAGTTTCATCAAGAGCAAGGTCACTGCTTAG